From one Plantibacter flavus genomic stretch:
- a CDS encoding App1 family protein, which translates to MEDAVQLRRQRRARRHGREAAVIPFTGYGSTSWIRVLARVVLAEPGKTTVQPQQKVRGWKSFFALSIADPTVEVEVDGQRHTVTGDRGGVVDAVVQVSLTPGWHTLRLSSEGSDPVEAPVFIVADDIEFGIVSDIDDTVMVTALPRPLVAAWNTFVLDEHARTPVPGMAVFLERTAREHPGSPIIYLSTGAWNVAPTLTRFLSRNLYPAGALLLTDWGPTHDRFFRSGREHKRNNLDRFAEDFPRLRWLLVGDDGQHDEALYRSFEERHPDRVAAVAIRQLSPGEAVLAGGRSKVGTQHAGAPWVYAGNGAELLDQLHDKL; encoded by the coding sequence ATGGAGGACGCCGTCCAGTTGCGCCGCCAGCGTCGTGCGAGGCGGCACGGACGCGAGGCGGCGGTCATCCCCTTCACCGGCTACGGATCGACGTCCTGGATCCGTGTCCTGGCCAGGGTCGTCCTGGCGGAACCGGGTAAGACCACCGTCCAACCGCAGCAGAAGGTGCGCGGCTGGAAGAGCTTCTTCGCGCTGAGCATCGCCGACCCGACGGTCGAGGTGGAGGTCGACGGGCAGCGTCACACGGTCACGGGCGACCGAGGCGGCGTGGTCGACGCGGTGGTCCAGGTCTCGCTCACCCCAGGCTGGCACACCCTCAGACTGAGCTCGGAGGGCAGCGACCCGGTCGAAGCGCCGGTCTTCATCGTCGCCGACGACATCGAGTTCGGCATCGTTTCCGACATCGACGACACGGTGATGGTGACGGCGCTCCCCCGCCCGCTCGTCGCGGCCTGGAACACCTTCGTCCTCGACGAGCACGCCAGGACACCGGTACCAGGTATGGCGGTCTTCCTCGAGCGCACGGCGCGTGAGCACCCCGGTTCGCCGATCATCTACCTCTCCACCGGCGCCTGGAACGTCGCGCCGACGCTCACCCGGTTCCTCTCCCGCAACCTCTACCCGGCCGGCGCCCTCCTCCTCACCGACTGGGGTCCGACGCACGACCGGTTCTTCCGCAGCGGTCGCGAGCACAAGCGCAACAACCTCGACCGGTTCGCCGAGGACTTCCCTCGTCTGCGGTGGCTGCTCGTGGGCGACGACGGACAGCACGACGAGGCCCTCTACCGGAGCTTCGAGGAACGCCACCCCGACCGCGTCGCCGCCGTGGCGATCCGTCAGCTCTCCCCCGGTGAAGCGGTGCTCGCCGGTGGACGCTCGAAGGTCGGCACCCAGCACGCGGGCGCCCCTTGGGTCTACGCGGGGAACGGTGCAGAACTGCTCGACCAGCTCCACGACAAGCTCTGA
- a CDS encoding DedA family protein, with protein sequence MNDVLGWLLDLVQSVDPVTRTILAGVGIMLETSVLVGLVVPGDTVVIVASTAVVGPVQWISMILAVITGALIGESVGFALGRWFGPRIRASRLGRRIGERHWARAERYLDRRGGIAVFISRFLPVLHSLIPLTVGMSTMSYRRFISWTLPACVIWSSAYVSVGALAAGSYRELSDRLHWAGYVFVGIIVVFAVVVLVVKRLLQRSEERHMLAQEDATPPDDDSTPQ encoded by the coding sequence GTGAACGACGTGCTCGGCTGGCTGCTCGACCTGGTGCAGAGCGTCGACCCCGTGACGCGCACGATCCTCGCCGGCGTCGGCATCATGCTCGAGACCTCGGTCCTCGTCGGCCTCGTCGTCCCGGGCGACACGGTCGTCATCGTCGCCAGCACCGCCGTCGTCGGACCCGTCCAGTGGATCTCGATGATCCTGGCCGTCATCACCGGCGCGCTCATCGGTGAGTCGGTGGGCTTCGCGCTCGGCCGCTGGTTCGGCCCGCGCATCCGTGCCAGCAGACTCGGCCGCCGGATCGGCGAGCGGCACTGGGCCCGGGCCGAGCGCTATCTCGACCGGCGGGGCGGCATCGCCGTCTTCATCTCGCGGTTCCTCCCGGTCCTGCACTCGCTGATCCCTCTCACGGTCGGGATGAGCACGATGAGCTACCGACGCTTCATCTCCTGGACGCTGCCCGCCTGCGTCATCTGGTCCTCGGCCTACGTCTCCGTCGGCGCACTGGCCGCGGGCAGCTATCGCGAGCTGTCGGACCGACTCCATTGGGCGGGCTACGTCTTCGTCGGCATCATCGTCGTCTTCGCCGTCGTGGTCCTCGTCGTGAAGCGACTCCTCCAGCGGAGCGAGGAGCGACACATGCTGGCCCAGGAGGACGCGACACCACCCGACGACGACTCGACGCCCCAGTAG
- a CDS encoding cytochrome ubiquinol oxidase subunit I yields MNDLLDPLLLSRWQFGLTTVYHFIFVPLTIGMAVTVAGFQTAWVRTGKLHYLQLTRFFGKIFLINFAMGVVTGIVQEFQFGMNWSTYSRFVGDVFGAPLALEGLLAFFLEATFIGLWIFGWDKLSPKLHLATIWIVALGTVLSAYFIIAANAFMQNPVAFRINEERGRAELTNIWELLTNKVALAAFPHTIFACFMVSAAVIITAAAWHLARGQHVEAMRPALKVGAWSMLLAGGATMLAGDQLSLAMVETQPMKMAAAEAMYNTASGADASFSIFTLGTPDGVHELFSIRIPYLLSFLSTHTFDGTVEGINDLQAQYTQLYGPGDYSPVIWVTYWAFRWMIGLGLASMLVAAAGLWFTRKGREPKRWMWRVAVWAVPMPFLAMTMGWVFTEMGRQPWIVFSLLKTEDAVSPNTTGLDVLISLIAFTVVYGSLLVVEFGLLKKTIKAGPDPIELSEPDEDGVQKPAAPATTVY; encoded by the coding sequence GTGAACGACCTTCTCGACCCGCTACTGCTGTCCCGATGGCAGTTCGGCCTCACCACCGTCTACCACTTCATCTTCGTACCGCTCACCATCGGCATGGCGGTGACGGTCGCAGGGTTCCAGACCGCCTGGGTCCGGACCGGCAAGCTGCACTACCTGCAGCTCACCCGATTCTTCGGGAAGATCTTCCTCATCAACTTCGCCATGGGCGTCGTGACGGGCATCGTCCAGGAGTTCCAGTTCGGCATGAACTGGTCCACCTACTCCAGGTTCGTCGGCGACGTCTTCGGCGCACCGCTGGCACTCGAGGGCCTGCTCGCCTTCTTCCTCGAGGCGACGTTCATCGGGCTCTGGATCTTCGGCTGGGACAAGCTGTCACCGAAGCTCCACCTCGCCACCATCTGGATCGTGGCGCTCGGCACCGTACTCTCGGCCTACTTCATCATCGCGGCGAACGCCTTCATGCAGAACCCGGTCGCCTTCCGGATCAACGAGGAGCGCGGTCGCGCCGAGCTCACGAACATCTGGGAGCTGCTGACCAACAAGGTCGCCCTGGCAGCCTTCCCGCACACGATCTTCGCGTGCTTCATGGTCTCCGCAGCCGTCATCATCACCGCTGCGGCCTGGCACCTCGCCCGGGGCCAGCACGTCGAGGCGATGCGCCCGGCGCTCAAGGTCGGAGCGTGGAGCATGCTCCTCGCGGGCGGTGCCACCATGCTCGCCGGCGACCAGCTCAGCCTCGCCATGGTCGAGACCCAGCCGATGAAGATGGCGGCTGCGGAGGCGATGTACAACACGGCGAGCGGTGCCGACGCCTCGTTCTCGATCTTCACCCTCGGCACGCCCGACGGCGTCCACGAGCTCTTCTCGATCCGTATCCCGTACCTCCTGTCGTTCCTCTCGACCCACACCTTCGACGGCACGGTGGAGGGCATCAACGACCTGCAGGCGCAGTACACCCAGCTCTACGGTCCGGGCGACTACTCGCCCGTCATCTGGGTCACCTACTGGGCGTTCCGCTGGATGATCGGTCTCGGCCTCGCCTCGATGCTCGTCGCGGCCGCCGGTCTCTGGTTCACCCGCAAGGGCCGCGAGCCGAAGCGCTGGATGTGGCGCGTTGCGGTCTGGGCCGTCCCGATGCCGTTCCTCGCCATGACCATGGGTTGGGTCTTCACCGAGATGGGCCGCCAGCCGTGGATCGTCTTCAGCCTGTTGAAGACGGAGGACGCGGTCTCGCCGAACACCACCGGCCTCGACGTCCTGATCTCGTTGATCGCCTTCACCGTCGTCTACGGATCGCTGCTGGTCGTCGAGTTCGGCCTCCTGAAGAAGACGATCAAGGCCGGGCCCGACCCGATCGAGCTGTCCGAACCCGACGAGGACGGCGTGCAGAAGCCCGCCGCCCCCGCGACCACGGTCTACTAG
- the cydB gene encoding cytochrome d ubiquinol oxidase subunit II has product MDLTILWFWIIAALFVGYFVLDGFDFGVGMTIPFLGKDETDRRMLINTIGPVWDLNETWLIVAGASLFAAFPEWYATLFSGFYLPLLFILLALIIRGVSFEYRHQRPEASWKRRFDLMIIVGSALPAFLWGVAFANIVQGVPLDADHNFTGTLFTLLNPYGILGGLTTLVLFFAHGAVFASLKTEGDIRERARRLASRAGLVAILLAASFLGWTVLAHFSLPVLILAAIAAVSLISAWFANSRGLEGRAFALMAVTVAAAVLTLFTALFPAVMPASNDPANSLTIANASSTEYTLTVMSWTALIFLPLILAYQGWTYWVFRKRITRKHIEAAAH; this is encoded by the coding sequence ATGGACCTCACGATTCTCTGGTTCTGGATCATCGCCGCACTGTTCGTCGGCTACTTCGTCCTCGACGGCTTCGACTTCGGCGTCGGCATGACGATCCCCTTCCTCGGGAAGGACGAGACCGACCGCCGGATGCTCATCAACACCATCGGGCCGGTCTGGGACCTCAACGAGACCTGGCTGATCGTCGCCGGTGCGAGCCTCTTCGCCGCCTTCCCCGAGTGGTACGCGACCCTGTTCAGCGGCTTCTACCTCCCGCTGCTGTTCATCCTGCTCGCGCTCATCATCAGAGGGGTGTCGTTCGAGTACCGGCACCAGCGGCCGGAAGCCTCCTGGAAACGGCGCTTCGACCTCATGATCATCGTCGGCTCGGCCCTGCCGGCCTTCCTCTGGGGCGTCGCCTTCGCGAACATCGTCCAGGGCGTCCCGCTCGACGCCGACCACAATTTCACCGGCACGCTCTTCACCCTGCTCAACCCGTACGGCATCCTCGGTGGTCTCACGACGCTCGTGCTCTTCTTCGCCCACGGAGCCGTGTTCGCCTCGCTGAAGACCGAGGGCGACATCCGCGAGCGCGCCCGCCGCCTCGCGAGCCGTGCCGGGCTTGTCGCGATCCTCCTCGCGGCGTCGTTCCTCGGCTGGACCGTCCTCGCGCACTTCTCGCTCCCGGTGCTGATCCTCGCCGCCATCGCCGCGGTCTCGCTCATCAGCGCCTGGTTCGCGAACAGCCGAGGGCTGGAGGGCCGTGCGTTCGCGCTCATGGCCGTGACCGTCGCGGCGGCCGTGCTCACCCTGTTCACCGCGCTCTTCCCAGCGGTGATGCCGGCGAGCAACGACCCGGCGAACAGCCTGACGATCGCGAACGCCTCCTCGACCGAGTACACCCTCACGGTGATGTCGTGGACCGCCCTGATCTTCCTGCCGCTGATCCTCGCCTACCAGGGATGGACGTACTGGGTGTTCCGCAAGCGCATCACGCGGAAGCACATCGAAGCCGCCGCGCACTAA
- the cydD gene encoding thiol reductant ABC exporter subunit CydD, whose amino-acid sequence MRPLDPRLLRYARGARSVLGLGAVIALVQTACTLGFAWFVAQLVSRSIAGDPVEELLPSLWLLIGIVVLRAGTVLASDSVNARGSAIVRSQLRRALAGAFETLGPGWVSRRNSAALTTVAGRGLDALDAYFGRYVPQLILTAIAMPIIAAVIFVQDPLSGITVIVTLPLIPVFMILIGFATQAVQRRQWETLAHLSRGFLELVAGMATLKLFGRQHRQVQRIRTVTEEYRVETMKVLRFSFVSGFALELLSSLAVAVVAVGIGLRLLDGSLLLGTGLFVLILAPEAFLPLRNVGANYHAAAEGVTAADEVFEILDEAKAVRESPSAPDQVGDSATVGDSARPTSGLVLDGLGVQYDELRVLDGLDATFPAGVLTAVVGASGAGKTSMASAILGFVDATGSILHDGGRVPPTPGGRRWLSWAPQRPVLIAGTVGSNVALGDGAPDEALIVEALSALGLSALPLGHPIGAVGDGVSGGQAQRIAIARALYRLRRTPADAGTPVLLLDEPSSALDAASEALVIEAARDAARAGAVVIVITHRPSIVEHADAVLEIRVRSERVQDDEVMLHG is encoded by the coding sequence GTGCGCCCCCTCGATCCGCGACTGCTCCGCTATGCCCGCGGAGCCCGGTCGGTCCTCGGACTCGGCGCGGTCATCGCGCTCGTCCAGACCGCCTGCACGCTCGGGTTCGCCTGGTTCGTCGCCCAGCTCGTGTCCCGGTCGATCGCGGGGGATCCGGTCGAGGAGCTCCTGCCGTCGCTCTGGCTGCTGATCGGCATCGTGGTGCTGCGTGCCGGGACCGTCCTGGCATCCGACTCGGTGAACGCCCGTGGCTCCGCGATCGTCCGCAGTCAGTTGCGGCGGGCCCTCGCGGGTGCGTTCGAGACGCTCGGGCCGGGGTGGGTCTCGCGTCGGAACTCCGCCGCACTGACGACCGTGGCGGGCCGCGGGCTCGACGCCCTGGACGCGTACTTCGGTCGCTATGTCCCGCAGCTCATCCTCACGGCGATCGCCATGCCGATCATCGCGGCGGTGATCTTCGTCCAGGACCCGCTCAGCGGCATCACGGTGATCGTGACGCTCCCGCTCATCCCCGTCTTCATGATCCTCATCGGATTCGCGACCCAGGCGGTGCAGCGGCGCCAGTGGGAGACCCTGGCCCACCTGTCGCGCGGGTTCCTGGAGCTCGTCGCGGGCATGGCGACCCTCAAGCTGTTCGGACGGCAGCACCGGCAGGTGCAGCGGATCCGGACCGTCACCGAGGAGTACCGCGTCGAGACGATGAAGGTCCTGCGGTTCTCGTTCGTGAGCGGCTTCGCCCTCGAGCTGCTGTCGAGTCTCGCGGTCGCCGTGGTCGCGGTCGGCATCGGCCTGCGGCTCCTCGACGGCTCGCTCCTCCTCGGAACCGGGCTCTTCGTGCTGATCCTGGCCCCGGAGGCCTTCCTGCCACTGCGGAACGTCGGTGCGAACTACCACGCGGCCGCGGAGGGCGTCACCGCCGCCGACGAGGTCTTCGAGATCCTCGACGAAGCGAAGGCCGTGCGCGAATCGCCGTCGGCTCCTGATCAGGTCGGCGATTCTGCAACGGTCGGCGACTCCGCTCGCCCGACGTCTGGCCTGGTACTCGACGGTCTCGGCGTGCAGTACGACGAGCTGCGGGTGCTGGACGGCCTCGACGCGACGTTCCCGGCCGGCGTGTTGACGGCTGTCGTCGGCGCCAGCGGAGCCGGGAAGACGAGCATGGCGTCCGCGATCCTCGGATTCGTGGACGCCACCGGATCGATCCTGCACGACGGCGGACGCGTGCCGCCCACGCCCGGCGGACGACGCTGGCTGTCGTGGGCGCCGCAGCGTCCGGTCCTCATCGCCGGGACGGTCGGCAGCAACGTCGCGCTGGGCGACGGCGCCCCTGACGAGGCGCTCATCGTCGAGGCGTTGTCGGCACTCGGGCTGTCCGCGCTGCCGCTCGGACACCCCATCGGCGCGGTCGGCGACGGCGTGAGCGGTGGGCAGGCGCAACGGATCGCGATCGCGAGGGCCCTCTACCGGCTGCGGCGCACCCCGGCGGATGCCGGAACGCCGGTGCTGCTGCTCGACGAACCGAGTTCGGCGCTCGACGCCGCGTCCGAGGCGCTCGTCATCGAGGCCGCGCGCGACGCCGCTCGGGCCGGGGCGGTCGTGATCGTCATCACCCACCGACCGTCGATCGTCGAACACGCGGATGCCGTGCTCGAGATCCGCGTGCGGTCGGAACGCGTCCAGGACGACGAGGTGATGCTCCATGGATGA
- the cydC gene encoding thiol reductant ABC exporter subunit CydC gives MDERVRQIIRLAQPPARRFVPGLLAGILSAGAAVALLASSAFLITKAAEQPSIVELGVAVVGVRAFALARASFRYLERLLSHDAAFRQLAQLRAGIIERVIPVAPDGLQLTGRGDLLTRLVTDVDELQNVPLRVVQPLVVSGVVAGASVILTTALLPAAGIALAVCLVAAFLVSWLLVSRVAARAERELAPLRGALSEALLELVTGLDVLTAYGAVDAARARIEHADAALTRAMVRRAAGAGVAGAVLSLASGASVVAALWAGMPALGTIGGPALTVIVLVPLAVFEVCAMVPLAFGAWREAVASAERVADAVPSERPREIPDEDSGSILTPTFDGVMLEAEHLSARWPGSTAAALAPISFRLSAGDRLLVEGDSGAGKTTLAHTLVRFLEYEGGYRVGGVEARDLRPDTLRESIGLVEQRPFLFDADIRQNLLFARDTADDAELEAVLERVGLSSWLAERGGLDRPVGEHGALVSGGQAQRIALARALLREFPVLVLDEPTANVDPERATALLEDLLGVAGSEGRAVIVISHTPVPDELVTGRLRIVAPPIAAVG, from the coding sequence ATGGATGAGCGCGTCCGACAGATCATCCGACTGGCGCAGCCACCGGCTCGCCGCTTCGTCCCTGGACTCCTGGCCGGCATCCTCTCCGCGGGGGCCGCCGTAGCGCTCCTCGCTTCGAGCGCGTTCCTCATCACGAAGGCCGCCGAGCAGCCCTCGATCGTCGAGCTGGGTGTCGCCGTCGTCGGGGTGCGCGCGTTCGCGCTGGCCCGGGCGTCCTTCCGGTACCTCGAACGCCTGCTGAGCCACGATGCTGCATTCCGTCAGTTGGCGCAGCTGCGCGCCGGCATCATCGAACGCGTCATCCCGGTGGCTCCCGACGGACTGCAGCTCACCGGGCGGGGCGACCTCCTCACCCGCCTGGTGACCGATGTGGACGAGCTGCAGAACGTGCCGTTGCGGGTCGTCCAACCACTGGTGGTGTCGGGTGTCGTCGCCGGAGCCTCCGTCATCCTCACGACCGCGCTGCTCCCGGCCGCCGGGATCGCGCTCGCGGTCTGCCTCGTCGCGGCATTCCTCGTCTCGTGGTTGCTCGTGAGTCGGGTGGCGGCGCGCGCCGAACGCGAACTCGCGCCGCTGCGCGGTGCGCTGTCGGAAGCCCTGCTCGAGCTCGTGACCGGTCTCGACGTGCTGACCGCCTACGGCGCGGTCGATGCCGCGCGGGCACGGATCGAACATGCCGACGCGGCACTCACGCGCGCGATGGTGCGGCGGGCCGCGGGCGCTGGGGTGGCCGGCGCCGTCCTTTCCCTGGCTTCCGGGGCGTCCGTCGTCGCGGCGCTCTGGGCAGGCATGCCTGCACTGGGAACGATCGGCGGCCCGGCGCTCACCGTGATCGTCCTCGTCCCGCTCGCCGTGTTCGAGGTCTGCGCGATGGTGCCGCTCGCGTTCGGGGCCTGGCGGGAAGCGGTCGCGAGTGCTGAGCGCGTGGCGGACGCGGTCCCGAGCGAGCGCCCACGCGAGATCCCGGACGAGGACTCCGGCAGCATCCTCACGCCGACCTTCGACGGCGTCATGCTCGAGGCGGAGCACCTCAGCGCACGTTGGCCCGGGAGTACGGCGGCGGCGCTCGCACCGATCAGCTTCCGGCTGTCGGCCGGCGACCGACTGCTCGTCGAAGGCGACAGCGGAGCCGGGAAGACCACCCTGGCGCACACCCTCGTCCGCTTCCTCGAGTACGAGGGTGGGTACCGCGTCGGCGGCGTCGAGGCACGCGACCTCCGTCCGGACACGCTGCGCGAGTCGATCGGGCTCGTCGAGCAGCGTCCGTTCCTCTTCGACGCAGACATCCGCCAGAACCTCCTCTTCGCGAGGGACACGGCCGACGACGCGGAGCTCGAGGCCGTACTCGAGCGGGTCGGGCTCTCGTCCTGGCTCGCCGAGCGTGGTGGACTCGACCGCCCGGTGGGGGAGCACGGCGCGCTCGTCTCCGGGGGGCAGGCGCAGCGCATCGCCCTCGCCCGTGCGCTCCTCCGCGAGTTCCCCGTGCTCGTGCTCGACGAGCCGACGGCCAACGTCGATCCCGAGCGTGCGACCGCCTTGCTCGAGGATCTGCTCGGTGTCGCGGGATCCGAGGGTCGTGCGGTCATCGTGATCTCGCACACGCCGGTTCCCGACGAGCTCGTGACCGGTCGCCTCCGGATCGTCGCGCCGCCGATCGCGGCCGTCGGCTGA
- a CDS encoding anthranilate synthase component I family protein, whose amino-acid sequence MRSTGARRQVVLPAWSEPEDVYRRVFADEPWAAWLDSGQGARTGVSLIGRGTERLVADVRLGTVERVSQVSASVDRTTILDALRTVRAEGDPGDWVGWFGYESGAGLVGVPAHAAATPDALFLRLDDQVRFDHAARTVTISSDDPDWIATTVERLSTAAEPPPVAEAAGGVCAPRHSDAAYVRLVERCQEHITRGDAYQLCLTNHLRVDGVHDPLATYLLLRRTSPTHHGGFLRFGSISLASASPEQFLEVSADGRVRTKPIKGTRPRGADPEEDARQRADLLASPKERAENLMIVDLMRNDLSRVCELGSVAVTALHHVESYPQVHQLVSTVEGRLRAGLDALDVVEVAFPAGSMTGAPKRRAMELLYDLEAGPRGVYAGAFGLLSADGSMDLAMVIRSIVIDPQGASIGTGGGITALSDAREELEETWTKAAAPLAALGVGRPPAESR is encoded by the coding sequence ATGCGATCCACCGGAGCACGCCGGCAGGTCGTCCTCCCGGCCTGGTCCGAGCCGGAGGACGTCTACCGCCGCGTGTTCGCTGACGAGCCCTGGGCGGCCTGGTTGGATTCGGGCCAGGGCGCCCGGACCGGCGTCAGTCTCATCGGACGCGGGACCGAACGCCTCGTCGCGGACGTCCGGCTCGGCACGGTGGAGCGCGTCAGCCAGGTGTCAGCCTCGGTCGACCGGACGACGATCCTCGACGCCCTCCGCACCGTGCGTGCGGAGGGCGACCCGGGCGATTGGGTCGGGTGGTTCGGCTACGAGTCGGGGGCAGGGCTCGTCGGGGTTCCTGCACACGCGGCCGCCACCCCGGATGCGCTCTTCCTGCGCCTCGACGATCAGGTGCGGTTCGACCATGCGGCGCGGACGGTGACGATCTCGTCGGACGATCCCGACTGGATCGCGACGACCGTCGAGCGGCTCAGCACGGCGGCCGAGCCTCCTCCCGTGGCCGAGGCTGCCGGCGGGGTCTGCGCGCCTCGCCACAGCGACGCCGCATACGTGCGGCTCGTCGAGCGGTGCCAGGAACACATCACCCGTGGGGACGCCTACCAGCTGTGCCTGACGAACCACCTGCGCGTCGACGGGGTCCATGACCCGCTCGCGACCTATCTGCTGCTGCGCAGGACGAGCCCCACGCACCACGGCGGCTTCCTCCGGTTCGGTTCGATCAGTCTCGCGAGCGCGTCTCCGGAGCAGTTCCTCGAGGTCTCGGCCGACGGCCGCGTCCGGACGAAGCCGATCAAGGGGACCCGGCCGAGAGGCGCCGATCCCGAGGAGGACGCCCGTCAGCGCGCCGATCTGCTCGCGAGTCCCAAGGAGCGCGCTGAGAACCTCATGATCGTCGATCTGATGCGGAACGACCTCTCCAGAGTCTGCGAGCTGGGTTCCGTGGCGGTGACGGCGCTCCACCACGTCGAGAGTTACCCGCAGGTGCACCAACTCGTCAGCACCGTCGAGGGACGGTTGCGCGCAGGGCTGGATGCACTCGACGTCGTCGAGGTCGCGTTCCCGGCCGGATCGATGACCGGGGCCCCGAAACGCCGGGCGATGGAGCTGCTGTACGACCTCGAAGCGGGGCCGCGCGGGGTGTACGCCGGTGCCTTCGGCCTGCTGTCCGCGGACGGATCGATGGACCTCGCCATGGTCATCCGCTCGATCGTGATCGATCCGCAGGGTGCGTCGATCGGCACGGGTGGTGGCATCACGGCGCTGTCCGACGCCCGGGAGGAGCTCGAGGAGACGTGGACCAAGGCGGCGGCCCCGCTGGCAGCACTCGGCGTCGGACGTCCGCCTGCCGAATCCCGGTAG